The genomic interval ATATTTTACGCAGGATTTTTTATATTTGCACTTTACAAAAGAAAGCCGCCTCTTGCTTGGCTAAGTGCTATTTTGTTTTTACTCACGCTTTACTTTTTTGGTTTTGATACAAATGGTAGGCCAAGTGGGCACTTTATCGATACTTTTGGTATCTTTGCCGCTGTTTTCTCGCCATTTGTCTTTATATTTTTTGTCTATACGATTTATAGAATTTGGGTTAAGGAAAAGAAGGATCTCTTATGGTTTATTGTGATTTGCTCATTTTGCTTTTGCATGATAGTCTCAGTGCGCCAAAGGTTGGAACTTGAGCAGTTTTTGCCATTTTGCGTGATCGCAACGCCACTTATGGTAAGAGTATTTTTTAATTCGTATCGTGTAAGATTGCCAAAATTTAGAAAAGGCTATAAAATTTGCACGACCTTAGTGATGCTTTTTTTAGCCTTAAACTGGTCGATGATCGTATTTAATCAAATTTTCTATCTATTTTTAGACAACCCAACAAAACATTTTGTCTATAAATTTGATATTGTAAAAGAGCTTGCTGCTAAATTAAAAGAAGCGGAAATTAAGGATTTATACACTGATAATAAAAAGCTTGCTTTAAGACTTAAATTTTACGGTATAGATGTAAGAGATGAGTCTAAAAATTTATTAG from Campylobacter concisus carries:
- a CDS encoding glycosyltransferase family 39 protein encodes the protein MLDKFREFVGHHVAFSVFLICLIDCIFLLYTANSLSISYSEAEIFFNKQNFLSHVLKLSVQIFGQTDIALRSVMIAFHVISVVLMYKVSKFYIKLEFDRLIAVLLFILLPGTLASALIVNNAGLCVMLALLCIYFFHVKNKILFVTFFCLSFFIDGDFLIFYAGFFIFALYKRKPPLAWLSAILFLLTLYFFGFDTNGRPSGHFIDTFGIFAAVFSPFVFIFFVYTIYRIWVKEKKDLLWFIVICSFCFCMIVSVRQRLELEQFLPFCVIATPLMVRVFFNSYRVRLPKFRKGYKICTTLVMLFLALNWSMIVFNQIFYLFLDNPTKHFVYKFDIVKELAAKLKEAEIKDLYTDNKKLALRLKFYGIDVRDESKNLLVSADLDEKSKFCIEKMGKVIANFDVRGK